A window of Platichthys flesus chromosome 23, fPlaFle2.1, whole genome shotgun sequence contains these coding sequences:
- the tmtc2a gene encoding protein O-mannosyl-transferase TMTC2, which produces MITELACTAVAVGLYVNTLDADFCYDDSRAIKTNQDLLPETPWTNVLYDDFWGTLLTHSGSHKSFRPLCTLSFRLNYTLHGLRPWGYHLLNVVLHGLVTALFTALSRPLLGGGLWSLLAGLLFASHPVHTEAVSGVVGRADVGAALFFLLSLLCYARHCGLRRDPQGAHETRRCSGGPSAAWCWVWMLGSLWCAAASMLWKEQGVTVLAVSAVYDLFVFQRLRLRQALLLLLGKRKNISVLLSLGLLASWGVILLSARLYWMGNKPPNFSNSDNPAADSPHLLTRTLTFLHLPAVNAWLLLCPDKLSFDWSMDAVPLVRSLADWRNLHTVAFYGGLILLALFGLRGPASKGNEAYGKAHVANGKSITNGNGYHAPDTNHNTDQGPPNTSLNGSAALHHCPPRTSLPPTENLVLLSLSILSLPFIPATNLFFYVGFVVAERVLYIPSIGFCLLVAAGARTVYVRLRTRGCRAVLLCLCAGLVLLNGLRTVQRNRDWSNEENLYRSGISVNPAKAWGNLGNVLKNQGKVAEAEEAYRNALHYRGNMADMLYNLGLLLQEKERSAEALHYYKLAIGSRPTLASAYLNTGIILMNQGNLEEAKRTFLTCAEIPDENLKDPHAHKSSVTSCLYNLGKLLHEQGRQEEALSVYREAVQKMPKQFAPHSLFNMMGEAYMRLNRLEEAGHWYRESLRAKPDHIPAHLTYGKLLSIIGQKTEAEKYFLRAIQLDPTKGTCYMHYGQFLLEQSRLGEAAQMAERAAELDNSEFDVVFSAAHMLRQASLNEAAEKQYERAARLRPDYPAALMNLGAILHLNGKLPEAEANYLRALQLKPDDTITQSNLRKLWNIMDRQGLRTKLGTQKGDP; this is translated from the exons CCGAGCTATCAAGACCAACCAGGACCTTCTCCCTGAGACTCCGTGGACCAACGTCCTGTATGATGACTTCTGGGGCACCCTGCTCACACACAGCGGCAGCCACAAGTCCTTCCGCCCGCTCTGCACCCTCTCCTTCCGCCTCAACTACACCCTGCATGGCCTGCGTCCCTGGGGATACCACCTGCTGAATGTGGTGCTGCACGGCCTGGTGACGGCCCTCTTCACGGCCCTCAGCCGCCCGCTCCTGGGCGGGGGACTGTGGAGCCTGCTGGCCGGCCTCCTTTTCGCTTCTCATCCGGTCCACACCGAGGCAGTGTCCGGTGTGGTGGGCAGGGCGGACGTCGGCGCCgctttgtttttcctgctgtccCTTCTCTGTTACGCGAGACACTGTGGACTTCGCAGGGACCCACAAGGGGCCCACGAGACCAGGAGATGCAGTGGCGGCCCCTCAGCTGCCTGGTGCTGGGTCTGGATGCTGGGGAGCCTGTGGTGTGCAGCGGCCAGCATGCTGTGGAAGGAGCAGGGGGTGACGGTGCTGGCCGTGTCGGCTGTGTACGACCTCTTTGTGTTCCAGAGGCTCCGTCTTCGCCaggctcttctcctcctgttagGAAAG AGAAAGAACATCAGCGTTTTGCTGAGTCTCGGTCTGCTGGCTTCCTGGGGAGTGATCCTGCTGTCGGCCCGTCTCTACTGGATGGGCAACAAGCCTCCCAACTTCTCCAACTCCGACAACCCGGCTGCCGACTCGCCGCATCTCCTCACCCGCACGCTGACCTTCCTGCACCTGCCCGCCGTCAACGCCTGGCTCCTGCTCTGCCCCGACAAGCTCAGCTTCGATTGGTCCATGGACGCCGTGCCCTTGGTCCGATCCTTGGCCGACTGGAGGAACCTTCACACTGTTGCCTTCTACGGTGGCCTGATCCTCCTGGCTTTGTTTGGCCTCCGCGGCCCCGCCTCCAAAGGGAATGAGGCCTATGGGAAGGCCCATGTCGCGAATGGGAAATCAATCACCAACGGGAACGGCTACCACGCTCCTGACACAAACCATAACACAGACCAGGGGCCGCCGAACACCAGCCTGAACGGGTCGGCCGCACTTCACCACTGTCCCCCGCGGACGTCCCTGCCCCCGACGGAAAACCTGGTGCTGTTGTCATTAAGCATCCTGTCATTGCCCTTCATCCCCGCCACCAACCTGTTCTTCTACGTGGGTTTTGTAGTTGCAGAGAGGGTACTCTACATTCCCAGTATCGGCTTCTGTTTGCTGGTGGCTGCAGGTGCCAGGACAGTGTACGTGAGACTGAGGACTAGAGGCTGCAGGGCCgtcctgttgtgtctctgtgcggGACTAGTGCTGCTGAATGGACTCAGAACTGTTCAGAGAAACAGGGACTGGAGCAACGAGGAGAATCTCTACAGGTCTGGGATCAGTGTGAATCCTGCTAAAG cctggGGAAACTTGGGAAACGTCCTGAAGAACCAGGGCAAGGTGGCGGAGGCCGAGGAGGCGTACAGGAACGCTCTGCACTACCGAGGGAACATGGCCGACATGCTGTACAACCT AGggttgctgctgcaggagaaggagcGCTCTGCCGAGGCGCTGCACTATTACAAACTGGCCATTGGGAGTCGACCGACACTGGCAT CGGCGTATTTGAACACGGGAATCATCCTGATGAACCAGGGCAACCTGGAAGAGGCCAAACGCACCTTCCTCACTTGTGCCGAAATCCCCGACGAGAACTTGAAGGACCCGCACGCCCACAAGAGCTCCGTCACCAGCTGCCTGTACAACCTGGGGAAGCTGCTGCACGAGCAGGGCCGGCAGGAG GAGGCTCTGTCTGTTTATCGGGAAGCGGTGCAGAAAATGCCCAAACAGTTTGCACCACACAGCCTTTTTAACATGATGG GAGAGGCCTACATGAGGCTGAACAGGCTGGAGGAAGCAGGCCACTGGTACAGGGAGTCCCTCAGGGCCAAGCCTGACCACATCCCCGCCCACCTCACCTACGGCAAACTCCTGTCCATCATT GGGCAGAAGACAGAAGCAGAGAAGTATTTCCTGAGAGCGATTCAACTGGACCCGACAAAAGGAACCTGCTACATGCACTATG gtcagTTTCTACTGGAGCAGTCCCGACTTGGCGAGGCCGCCCAGATGGCAGAGAGAGCGGCGGAGCTGGACAACTCCGAGTTTGATGTGGTCTTCAGCGCTGCTCACATGCTCAG acaGGCGAGTCTCAATGAGGCCGCGGAGAAACAGTACGAGCGCGCCGCCCGCCTCAGACCAGAC TACCCGGCCGCGCTGATGAACCTCGGCGCCATCCTCCACCTGAACGGCAAGCTCCCCGAAGCGGAGGCCAACTACCTGCGTGCGCTCCAGCTCAAACCCGATGACACCATCACCCAGTCCAACCTGCGCAAGCTGTGGAACATCATGGACAGGCAGGGGCTGAGGACTAAGCTCGGGACGCAGAAGGGCGACCCCTGA